In Candidatus Contubernalis alkalaceticus, the following proteins share a genomic window:
- a CDS encoding ABC transporter ATP-binding protein: MNLLEIKNLTITFKTESGDIRAVDNVNFSVKKGEILGLVGESGSGKTVTSLSILGLLGNSGSCDVQGKIFLNGENLLKKTKEEFRKLRGSKMAMIFQDPMTSLNPVYTVGDQVAEVSLIHDKAVKKKAWARAVEMLRKVGIPSAYSKAKQFPHQFSGGMRQRVMIAMALSANPELLIADEPTTALDVTIQAQILDLLRELHSKTNTSIILVTHNLGVVAELCHSVAVMLEGLIVEKTNVKNIFKNPLHPYTQGLLNSIPVLGKKERLTPIQYQQSIDFHSQYQGCPFYLKCPVSITKCKWEKPRFSEVSPGHFVRCFQEGGTDCE, encoded by the coding sequence TTGAATTTACTTGAAATTAAAAATTTAACCATAACATTTAAAACTGAATCTGGAGATATACGGGCAGTAGACAATGTGAACTTTTCTGTAAAAAAAGGAGAAATCTTGGGATTGGTGGGCGAATCTGGTTCTGGGAAGACTGTAACGTCATTATCTATTTTAGGCTTATTGGGCAATTCTGGCAGTTGTGATGTTCAAGGAAAAATCTTTTTAAATGGAGAGAATTTACTTAAAAAAACAAAAGAAGAATTTCGCAAATTGAGGGGAAGTAAAATGGCAATGATTTTTCAAGATCCTATGACTTCCCTCAATCCTGTGTATACAGTGGGAGATCAGGTGGCAGAAGTATCTTTGATTCATGATAAAGCAGTTAAGAAAAAGGCTTGGGCCCGGGCTGTGGAGATGTTAAGGAAAGTGGGAATTCCCTCTGCTTATTCAAAGGCCAAACAATTTCCCCACCAGTTCAGTGGCGGAATGCGTCAAAGGGTAATGATTGCTATGGCATTGTCTGCTAATCCTGAGCTGTTAATTGCTGATGAGCCCACGACAGCCCTTGATGTTACCATCCAGGCCCAAATATTAGATTTGCTCCGGGAGCTTCATTCTAAAACTAATACATCCATAATACTTGTCACACATAATTTGGGTGTTGTTGCAGAGTTGTGCCATTCAGTTGCGGTGATGCTGGAAGGGTTAATTGTTGAAAAAACAAATGTAAAAAATATTTTTAAAAATCCATTACATCCTTACACGCAGGGATTACTAAATTCTATACCGGTTCTTGGGAAAAAAGAAAGGTTAACTCCTATACAATATCAACAGTCAATTGATTTTCATTCACAATACCAGGGTTGTCCTTTTTATCTTAAATGTCCAGTCAGTATTACTAAGTGCAAATGGGAAAAACCCAGGTTTTCTGAAGTTTCTCCAGGTCATTTTGTTCGTTGTTTTCAGGAAGGAGGAACGGATTGTGAATAA
- a CDS encoding ABC transporter ATP-binding protein: MNNELVRVEGLKKHFFLRSGFFAKNKNVVKAVDDVTFSIEKGETLGIVGESGCGKSTMGKLILRLLDTTSGNVFFKGENLINKSSKELLVMRRNFQMVFQNPYGSLNTRMSLQDILEEPLIIHGFHSTKRKKRIRELLDFVGLSYTFVNRFPHEFSGGQRQRIAIARALALNPEFIVADEPVSALDVSIQAQILNLLLDLQKELNLTYLFIAHDLSVVQYISDRVGVMYLGKIVEITDSENLYRNPLHPYTQVLLSAIPIVFPEETSKRKILKGDIPSFINAPGGCGFSSRCDEKKGICIKVEPTLQEYMPGHFVACHLYSSQ; this comes from the coding sequence GTGAATAACGAATTGGTAAGGGTTGAAGGTTTAAAAAAACACTTTTTCTTAAGAAGCGGATTTTTTGCGAAGAACAAAAATGTAGTTAAAGCTGTAGACGATGTAACTTTTTCTATTGAAAAAGGAGAAACCTTAGGTATTGTTGGTGAATCCGGATGTGGTAAATCTACCATGGGAAAACTTATTTTGCGTCTTTTAGATACAACTTCAGGAAATGTGTTTTTTAAAGGTGAAAATTTAATTAATAAATCCTCAAAAGAGCTTCTGGTCATGAGGCGTAATTTCCAAATGGTGTTTCAAAATCCTTATGGATCACTAAATACCAGGATGTCATTACAAGATATTCTTGAAGAACCATTAATAATTCATGGTTTTCACTCAACCAAACGGAAAAAAAGAATCAGGGAACTACTTGATTTTGTTGGCTTAAGTTATACTTTTGTTAACAGGTTTCCTCATGAATTCAGCGGAGGGCAGAGACAACGAATTGCCATTGCCAGAGCATTAGCCCTAAACCCAGAGTTCATTGTAGCCGATGAGCCTGTTTCAGCATTGGATGTATCTATTCAAGCACAGATTCTTAACTTACTTCTTGATCTGCAAAAAGAATTGAATCTGACATACTTGTTTATTGCTCATGATTTAAGTGTTGTGCAGTATATTTCAGACCGGGTAGGGGTAATGTATCTGGGGAAAATTGTAGAAATTACGGATAGCGAAAATTTATACCGGAACCCCTTGCATCCTTATACACAGGTATTATTATCTGCTATTCCCATAGTATTTCCTGAAGAAACATCAAAAAGAAAAATACTTAAAGGAGATATACCGAGTTTTATTAATGCCCCTGGAGGTTGTGGTTTCAGCAGTCGGTGTGATGAAAAAAAAGGTATATGTATCAAGGTAGAACCTACCCTTCAGGAATACATGCCGGGACATTTTGTTGCGTGTCATCTTTACAGCAGCCAATGA